One window from the genome of Yarrowia lipolytica chromosome 1B, complete sequence encodes:
- a CDS encoding uncharacterized protein (Compare to YALI0B02706g, similar to Saccharomyces cerevisiae NUP1 (YOR098C); ancestral locus Anc_2.186, similar to uniprot|Q10168 Schizosaccharomyces pombe hypothetical protein C26A3.15c and uniprot|P14907 Saccharomyces cerevisiae YJL041W Nucleoporin NSP1), translated as MSSGFSFGANTGKTGGGFNLGNNASSGTTGSGSTGFSFGAGNNNNKTTNNTNTSGGTGGLFGGGAAAGGAAKPSLFSASGASGAGAGAGAGAGASSAPKFSFGATPSASTPAASSTAAPAASGGLFGGGAASSKPSFGGFGAAKTDDKPAAPAASTGGFSFGAKPADAAAAPKPSFGGFGATKTEDKPAAASTDSAAKPSFSFGGATKTEAPKPAATGGFSFGAKTEEKKDEAPKPAATGGFSFGGAKTEEKKDDTAKPALSFGGATAGAPAAGTTAAGTTGTAAPAAPAAGGLFGAKKDDKKEDGKTLPSLTAAPATSAASMASKTPVASAQPVSTSNLKNKSMEDIISKWTTELSTQSEEFRQQAQDIMEWDKVLVDNGDKISDIYAKVIQTEQTQTKVDQLLQYVGKQQDDLESLLTGYEEEASRLLGDLAGTDGLQPVDQERENAYNLAEDLGIKLESMGGNLSSVIEEVNKISNDINNFHRDDALTQIVKILNSHLSSLQWIDSNTQSLEQNIEAIKLLEKQVNSRMYGR; from the coding sequence ATGAGCAGCGGATTCTCGTTTGGAGCCAACACTGGTAAAACTGGCGGAGGATTCAACCTGGGCAACAATGCCTCTTCTGGTACCACCGGATCGGGATCCACCGGCTTCTCGTTTGGAGCTGgtaacaacaacaacaaaaccacaaacaacaccaacacatCCGGAGGCACTGGCGGTCtttttggaggaggtgccgcagctggaggagctgccaAGCCCTCGTTATTCAGTGCCTCTGGcgcttctggagctggagctggagctggagctggagctggagcgtCATCTGCTCCCAAGTTTAGTTTCGGTGCCactccttctgcttctACTCCTGCTGCATCGTCGACTGCCGCCCCTGCGGCCTCTGGAGgtctgtttggaggaggagccgcTTCTTCCAAGCCCTCGTTTGGAGGATTCGGTGCTGCTAAGACCGACGATaagcctgctgctcctgccgcATCTACTGGAGGATTCTCGTTTGGAGCCAAGCCTGCCGACGCTGCTGCCGCGCCTAAGCCTTCCTTTGGAGGTTTTGGAGCAACCAAGACGGAAGACAAGcccgctgctgcttctaCTGACTCTGCTGCAAAGCCCAGCTTCAGCTTTGGAGGAGCCACCAAGACTGAGGCTCCCAAACCTGCTGCCACCGGAGGATTTTCTTTTGGTGCAAAAAccgaagagaagaaggatgaaGCTCCCAAGCCTGCAGCAACGGGCGGTTTCTCTTTCGGAGGTGCCAAGactgaggagaagaaggatgatACTGCTAAGCCTGCTCTAAGCTTTGGAGGAGCCACCGCTGGAGCTCCCGCCGCCGGTACTACTGCCGCTGGCACCACAGGTACCGCTGCTCCCGCTGCTCCCGCTGCTGGAGGCCTATTTGGAGCCAAAAAGGACGATAAGAAGGAGGACGGAAAGACCTTGCCTTCTTTaactgctgctcctgccacctctgctgcttctaTGGCTTCCAAGACCCCCGTGGCGTCGGCTCAGCCCgtgtccacctccaacctcaagaacaagtcaATGGAAGATATCATTTCCAAGTGGACCACAGAGCTGTCAACCCAGTCGGAAGAGTTCAGACAGCAGGCTCAGGATATCATGGAGTGGGACAAGGTGCTTGTAGACAACGGCGACAAGATCTCCGACATTTATGCCAAGGTGATCCAGACagaacagacacagaccaAGGTGGACCAACTGTTGCAGTACGTCGGCAAGCAGCAGGACGATCTGGAGAGCCTGCTAACAGGttacgaggaggaggcttcTCGTCTACTGGGCGATCTGGCTGGCACTGATGGTCTTCAGCCCGTGGACCAGGAGCGTGAGAACGCTTACAACCTTGCTGAGGATCTGGGTATCAAGCTGGAGAGCATGGGTGGCAACCTTTCTTCTGTGATTGAAGAGGTGAACAAGATTTCCAACGACATCAACAACTTCCATCGAGATGATGCTCTGACCCAGATTGTcaagattctcaactccCATCTCTCGTCTCTGCAGTGGATCGACTCCAACACCCAGAGTTTGGAGCAGAATATTGAGgccatcaagctgctggagaagcaggTCAACTCTCGAATGTACGGTAGATAG
- a CDS encoding uncharacterized protein (Compare to YALI0B02728g, similar to Saccharomyces cerevisiae GPM1 (YKL152C); ancestral locus Anc_5.257, highly similar to uniprot|P00950 Saccharomyces cerevisiae YKL152C Phosphoglycerate mutase 1 (EC 5.4.2.1) (Phosphoglyceromutase 1) (PGAM 1) (MPGM 1) (BPG-dependent PGAM 1)): MLRRPFRDITKTHTKMPKLILLRHGQSDWNEKNLFTGWVDVKLSELGHTEAKRAGTLLKESGLKPQILYTSELSRAIQTANIALDEADRLWIPTKRSWRLNERHYGALQGKDKAATLAEYGPEQFQLWRRSFDVPPPPIADDDKWSQYNDERYQDIPKDILPKTESLKLVIDRLLPYYNSDIVPDLKAGKTVLIAAHGNSLRALVKHLDGISDDDIAALNIPTGIPLVYDLDDNLKPTKAAEYLDPEAAAAGAAAVANQGKK, encoded by the coding sequence ATGCTGCGTCGTCCTTTTCGTGACATCACCAAAACACATACAAAAATGCCTAAACTGATTCTGCTGCGACACGGCCAGTCCGACTGGAACGAGAAGAACCTGTTCACCGGATGGGTCGACGTCAAGCTCTCCGAGCTCGGCCACACCGAGGCCAAGCGAGCCGGTactctgctcaaggagtccGGTCTCAAGCCCCAGATTCTCTACACCTCCGAGCTCTCTCGAGCCATCCAGACCGCCAACATTGCTCTGGATGAGGCCGACCGACTGTGGATCCCCACCAAGCGATCGTGGCGACTCAACGAGCGACACTACGGCGCTCTGCAGGGCAAGGACAAGGCCGCCACTCTCGCCGAGTACGGCCCCGAGCAGTTCCAGCTCTGGCGACGATCTTTTGACGTCCCTCCTCCCCCTATCgctgacgacgacaagtGGTCTCAGTACAACGACGAGCGATACCAGGACATCCCCAAGGATATTCTGCCCAAGACCGAGTCTCTGAAGCTCGTGATTGACCGACTCCTTCCTTACTACAACTCCGACATTGTCCCCGACCTTAAGGCCGGCAAGACCGTCCTCATTGCTGCCCACGGAAACTCCCTCCGAGCTCTCGTCAAGCACCTCGACGGTATCTCCGATGACGATATCGCCGCCCTTAACATCCCCACCGGTATCCCCCTGGTCTACGACCTTGATGACAACCTCAAGCCTACCAAGGCCGCCGAGTACCTCGACCCCGAGGCCGCCGCTGCCGGTGCCGCTGCGGTTGCCAACCAGGGTAAGAAGTAA
- a CDS encoding uncharacterized protein (Compare to YALI0B02750g, similar to Saccharomyces cerevisiae NUP192 (YJL039C); ancestral locus Anc_5.261, similar to uniprot|P47054 Saccharomyces cerevisiae YJL039c NUP192 nucleoporin localize at the inner site of the nuclear membrane), translating to MLTWSLELFDRLRDTMQTLSKELHDDDVDANNLRKMLNEVSYLKDDFKMSLDNPKQSASDRETIQKGKYTFGDDERQLSPEFIEGTLLIADELQLNEAAAAELVEYAISSRQGSDMSLSEAAIYAYYTRRQRILDTVRFLYFWIHEEKDKPELISELKKIAAVIGPHKEVFDKCVDNMSKDVNALKDLDEKEKQGVFLGRNQDPKFEATLKLRRDFILQEHEDLGQTITVLILSEKLDFDSIKKLITAASSLRAYNTLLLHHVPALLSVFGLIEADNIQRLSVGDTLKLRSDLFSKSIEWGIPTFQRFIQLAFLAGLAALARSDEGLSSQVNFTRDILDVCREAIDEGALEFGYALATDTAAFNVRNVFYDMRPALQQRVPEFKFLRRLSADFEVLWTRQMQWFISTFISHLPDLLKQMKQSEEDTFLANEAVSDPDLQLQDDVGRDLERFYMMVSNLYDGHPDAALDYWVDGESDLYGFVDWASHFADSPLMAATATNMLASLSTGPECASNAHRFLAAELPKTRNPRLTWHQVLDAFDFYVDALSPQVPERGTTTMPNALVQVAAPVLDRQATMMIEAYMHLVSQVLAYSPEAREYLFEAGLVDRVFGLLTVETGVTGIVLEALSGLAVDAPLEVKRLLWTRLDAWAFQSVYYTADGRILNNNLSPRERLQGLITDLQSAVGFSKLVERLMYPVVDIGGDPIVPALPFPFELGANYRFPGVWVYVNYMLEDILYYSSVAQLEESQKMILQITCFNFAKSCLRLFNPDTIRLAAAAGVSLDKIMDNDLTFKQYLIAHPCPLAMALIFNEKLYTIILGLCETSADMSSNLARYEIERTACALAIVDLVFSMEENFIDNMLPVLQEMSKKNDQIISNMSVHSFEEAILFRMTVIPHLAHHMASANAGIAATSFSILSRVSQSSLFNDNDGRIATSLEPQNRLLRAFKTYSDAQKIKSGIVEQLERPFDDYEHEHHKATGLELKLSILQFISSNLGRDSADATVAHFLLGFAINGDGSLAADNGTYGVANRNSVFGVILSQLTQSVANIDPCNVFLDSAEFAAECAKVVMHLCRNQNSAAITLRILRDFGFFAQILAEEPVTDRQTLWNGQVLDMKKHFIMSPAPAAFSSFFHHRTALFEYFSMEVHASAVKGSLSVVKRYLDSLVTLDKKPQWHYAASQISTTALSFLDVLEFQWDTRISTQPDFGLFSSINREYVDKTFGKDKLIDIYGLLTKLYQLRAYELTKTGFVTEDEIPMLDAQMDELLEFEMGVRASGRMRQRQLDFLNSWCQLVLILLNDCEMNAPDRSVFILEALQKIVPKLGYYASSDSDFAEVLASLLCSLFEMYRRDIEAMNSSAGRDRSHALFRACIGAIRTPVSTPTLRSDLYIICHKYLESAASNPSLLKQNYQVVRTSGDKLLETVCSDAISGTTHQRTLALMFLESLASLCTRTESPFVLDCLVRYNLLLLLVRSLKTTDQLIHSTSEQLPLDKIMSEVTAFRAVMFFLLEIAQTRTGAFQVVQCGIFQTLHECLFLNTDPDVGIQLATKEAKKDKTVDPVELYYQILTPVLRLLTAIVLSMGSENHVTIERVGTILRDRRHLVVALFKKDVLNKSQYKEDDLEKKSGKKKPLIGTDSLVDAAKLLTVLVTLTDAFK from the exons atgcTTACGTGgtctctggagctgtttgatcGGCTGCGGGACACGATGCAGACACTGTCCAAGGAGCTCCACGACGACGATGTGGACGCCAACAACCTTCGGAAGATGCTGAACGAGGTCTCGTACCTGAAGGATGACTTTAAGATGTCTCTGGACAATCCGAAACAGAGTGCTTCTGATCGGGAGACTATCCAGAAGG GAAAATACACATTTGGAGACGATGAACGTCAACTCTCTCCTGAGTTTATCGAGGGAACGCTTCTCATCGCAGATGAGCTTCAACTAAAcgaagcagctgctgcagagcTCGTCGAGTACGCCATCTCTTCTCGACAAGGCTCCGACATGTCTCTCAGTGAAGCTGCAATCTACGCCTACTACACACGTCGACAACGTATACTCGACACAGTTCGTTTCCTATATTTTTGGATTCATGAGGAGAAGGATAAGCCCGAATTGATTAgcgagctcaagaagatcgCAGCTGTTATTGGACCCCACAAGGAAGTGTTCGACAAGTGCGTCGACAACATGTCCAAGGATGTAAATGCTCTGAAGGATCTGGACGAAAAGGAGAAGCAGGGAGTCTTTCTGGGCCGAAACCAGGACCCTAAGTTCGAGGCGACACTCAAACTGCGGCGGGACTTCATTCTGCAGGAACATGAGGATCTGGGCCAAACCATCACTGTGTTGATTCTGTCCGAGAAGCTCGATTTCGACTCCATTAAGAAGCTGATTACCGCTGCTTCTTCGCTTCGAGCATATAACACCCTGCTTTTGCATCACGTGCCTGCTTTGCTGTCCGTCTTCGGTCTGATTGAAGCCGACAATATCCAGCGACTCTCTGTTGGCGACACTCTCAAGCTCCGAAGCGACCTGTTCAGCAAGTCAATTGAGTGGGGCATTCCTACATTCCAGCGGTTCATCCAGCTTGCATTTCTTGCAGGATTAGCTGCCCTGGCACGTTCAGACGAAGGTCTCAGTTCTCAAGTGAACTTCACACGCGACATCCTCGATGTCTGTCGAGAGGCTATCGACGAGGGTGCTCTGGAGTTTGGATACGCATTGGCAACTGACACTGCTGCATTCAACGTCCGAAACGTGTTCTACGATATGCGGCCTGCTCTACAGCAGCGAGTGCCCGAGTTCAAGTTTCTGCGACGACTGTCGGCTGATTTCGAGGTACTCTGGACCCGTCAGATGCAGTGGTTCATTAGCACGTTCATTTCACATCTTCCCGACTTGCTCAAGCAGATGAAACAGTCCGAAGAAGACACTTTCCTGGCCAACGAGGCCGTATCTGATCCCGACCTTCAGCTTCAAGACGATGTGGGACGTGATCTGGAACGGTTCTACATGATGGTGTCAAATCTTTACGATGGCCACCCTGATGCTGCTTTGGATTACTGGGTTGATGGCGAGAGTGATCTGTACGGTTTTGTGGATTGGGCTTCTCATTTCGCCGACTCTCCTCTCATGGCTGCTACTGCCACAAACATGCTGGCTTCTCTATCTACTGGTCCCGAATGTGCATCCAACGCCCACCGATTTTTGGCTGCTGAGTTGCCCAAAACCAGAAACCCTAGACTCACTTGGCATCAGGTTCTGGACGCTTTCGACTTCTACGTCGATGCTCTTTCCCCCCAGGTTCCTGAGCGTGGAACCACCACAATGCCCAATGCGCTGGTTCAAGTCGCTGCCCCTGTGCTAGACAGACAGGCCACGATGATGATTGAGGCATACATGCACTTGGTTTCGCAGGTGCTGGCATACTCCCCTGAGGCAAGAGAATACCTTTTCGAGGCCGGCTTGGTAGATCGAGTGTTTGGATTGCTGACAGTTGAGACTGGAGTAACTGGAATTGTCCTGGAAGCTCTGTCCGGTCTAGCAGTTGATGCCCCTCTGGAGGTCAAGCGACTCCTCTGGACTCGTCTGGACGCCTGGGCTTTTCAGTCTGTTTACTACACAGCCGATGGACGAatcctcaacaacaacttgTCTCCCCGTGAGCGACTTCAGGGTCTCATCACCGATCTTCAGAGTGCTGTTGGATTCTCCAAGCTCGTTGAACGGCTCATGTACCCTGTCGTCGATATTGGTGGAGATCCTATTGTGCCTGCTCTTCCTTTCCCATTCGAGCTGGGTGCCAACTACAGATTCCCTGGCGTCTGGGTGTATGTTAACTACATGCTGGAGGATATTCTCTACTACTCTTCCGTCGCTCAACTAGAAGAGAGTCAAAAAATGATCCTGCAAATCACTTGTTTCAACTTCGCAAAGAGTTGTCTCAGACTCTTCAACCCCGACACAATCAGACTTGCCGCAGCGGCTGGTGTGTCTCTTGACAAGATTATGGACAACGACCTGACATTCAAGCAATACCTCATTGCTCATCCTTGTCCTCTGGCCATGGCTTTGATTTTCAACGAAAAGCTGTACACCATTATTCTGGGTCTGTGTGAGACGTCAGCTGATATGTCTTCTAACCTTGCTCGGTACGAGATTGAGCGAACTGCATGTGCTCTGGCTATTGTCGATCTGGTGTTCAGCATGGAGGAAAACTTCATCGACAACATGCTGCCTGTTCTGCAGGAGATGAGCAAGAAGAACGACCAGATCATCAGCAACATGAGTGTACATTCGTTCGAGGAGGCCATTCTCTTCCGGATGACTGTCATTCCCCATCTAGCCCATCACATGGCGTCTGCCAATGCTGGCATTGCTGCTACCTCTTTCAGCATTCTGTCTCGAGTTTCTCAATCGTCCCTGTTCAACGACAACGATGGACGAATCGCCACGAGCCTGGAGCCCCAGAACCGTCTGCTGCGAGCATTCAAGACATACTCTGACGCCCAGAAGATCAAGTCTGGCATTGTGGAACAACTCGAGCGACCCTTCGACGACTACGAGCACGAGCATCACAAGGCTACCGGtctggagctcaagctgtCGATTCTGCAATTCATTTCTTCTAACCTGGGCCGTGATTCCGCTGATGCTACCGTTGCTCATTTCCTGCTCGGATTTGCAATCAACGGAGACGGCTCTCTGGCTGCCGACAACGGCACTTATGGTGTTGCCAATCGAAACTCCGTCTTTGGGGTCATTCTCTCTCAGCTCACTCAGTCTGTTGCCAATATTGACCCTTGCAACGTCTTCCTTGACTCGGCTGAATTCGCTGCTGAATGCGCAAAGGTCGTGATGCATTTGTGTCGGAACCAAAACTCGGCTGCCATCACGTTAAGAATTTTGCGAGACTTTGGCTTCTTCGCCCAGATTCTCGCTGAGGAGCCTGTCACCGACAGACAGACTCTCTGGAACGGACAGGTGCTCGACATGAAGAAACATTTTATCATGAGTCCTGCTCCTGCAgctttctcttctttcttccACCACAGAACTGCTCTCTTCGAGTACTTTAGTATGGAGGTCCACGCTTCTGCTGTCAAGGGTTCGTTGTCTGTCGTAAAGCGGTACCTGGACTCCCTGGTGACTCTTGACAAGAAGCCCCAGTGGCACTACGCTGCTTCTCAGATCTCCACAACTGCTCTTTCGTTCCTGGATGTTCTTGAGTTCCAATGGGACACTCGGATCAGCACCCAGCCTGATTTCGGActcttctcgtccatcaACCGAGAGTATGTGGACAAGACTTTCGGCAAAGACAAGCTGATTGACATCTACGGTCTGCTGACGAAGCTTTACCAGCTTCGAGCTTATGAGCTGACCAAGACTGGTTTCGTTACTGAGGACGAGATCCCCATGTTGGATGCCCAAATGGACGAGCTTCTCGAATTTGAGATGGGCGTGCGAGCTAGTGGGCGAATgcgacagcgacagctAGATTTCCTCAACTCGTGGTGCCAGTTGGTTCTCATTTTGCTCAACGACTGTGAGATGAACGCTCCCGATCGGTCTGTTTTCATCCTGGAGGCTCTACAGAAGATTGTGCCCAAGCTCGGATACTACGCTTCTTCTGACTCGGACTTTGCTGAGGTTTTAGCATCTCTCCTCTGCTCTCTGTTTGAAATGTACAGACGAGACATTGAGGCGATGAACTCCTCTGCTGGTCGAGACAGATCCCACGCTCTGTTCAGAGCCTGCATTGGAGCCATCAGAACGCCGGTTTCCACCCCCACACTCCGTTCCGACCTGTACATCATCTGCCACAAGTACCTTGAGTCGGCGGCCTCAAACCCTTCTCTGTTGAAACAAAACTACCAGGTGGTGCGTACTTCGGGAGACAAGTTGCTTGAGACTGTTTGTTCCGACGCCATTTCCGGAACCACACACCAGAGAACATTGGCTCTCATGTTCCTAGAGTCTTTGGCCTCCCTGTGTACCAGAACTGAATCTCCCTTCGTCCTGGACTGTCTGGTTCGATACAACCTGCTATTGTTGCTGGTTCGAAGCCTGAAGACTACCGACCAGCTGATTCATTCCACTTCTGAGCAGTTGCCtctcgacaagatcatGTCTGAGGTTACAGCTTTCCGAGCAGTCATGTTTTTCCTGCTTGAGATTGCGCAGACTCGAACTGGAGCCTTCCAGGTCGTGCAATGTGGCATTTTTCAGACCCTTCATGAGTGTCTTTTCCTCAACACTGACCCTGACGTTGGCATCCAGCTGGCTACtaaggaggccaagaaggacaagacgGTGGACCCCGTAGAGCTGTACTACCAGATCCTGACTCCTGTTCTGCGTCTGCTTACAGCCATTGTTCTTTCCATGGGATCGGAAAACCATGTGACTATTGAGCGGGTTGGCACCATTCTGCGAGACAGACGCCATCTAGTGGTGGCTCTGTTCAAAAAGGACGTACTCAACAAGTCTCAGTACAAGGAGGATGACTTGGAAAAGAAGAgcggcaagaagaagccgCTGATTGGCACCGACAGTCTTGTTGATGCTGCCAAGCTGTTAACGGTGTTGGTTACTCTCACTGATGCTTTCAAATAG
- a CDS encoding uncharacterized protein (Compare to YALI0B02772g, similar to uniprot|P40454 Saccharomyces cerevisiae YIL153W Hypothetical 45.1 kDa protein) — protein sequence MTFSEPQKRISSAADVDSFKRSQPYATIISLLDKYSSTVQEHLLPPNEDELAASSKALVTLCRKLSALIDETPPLEGPRRFGNVAVRDWHDKMEAQTTALLTEAFPSINKDSIIELQYYLHGGMGSKQRLDFGTGHELSFMAFVGGLQKLGLLETDLPAPDVLFIFETYFVLVRKLIMTYSLEPAGSHGVWGLDDHSHLPYILGSAQKVSRSVTASTLLVPTKYDKECPPSSVMNPRIVQQQKTTNLYFAAIAFIYDIKSGPFYEHSPILYDISGIATWAKIHSGMIKMYIAEVLGKFPVVQHFYFGSELYPWKDTEGNDLPYSKVEDEEPVKPKLPLGFKSKKEPQTTPHARLPLMGPRGMPMETVERLARRDGQRAAREKEEREDRASGGASGTTGAPGATALPPTRAPGSSVPGGDAPGMAPTKAPWAK from the coding sequence ATGACTTTCAGTGAACCTCAGAAACGCATTTCTTCGGCCGCCGATGTCGACTCCTTCAAGCGATCTCAGCCTTACGCCACCATCATCTCGTTACTGGACAAGTACTCGTCTACAGTTCAAGAGCATCTTCTGCCCCCCAATGAAGACGAGCTAGCGGCCAGTTCCAAGGCTCTCGTCACTTTGTGTCGCAAACTCAGTGCTCTTATTGACGAAACGCCACCGCTGGAGGGCCCTCGGCGATTTGGAAACGTCGCTGTTAGAGACTGGCATGACAAGATGGAGGCCCAAACTACAGCTCTACTGACAGAGGCGTTCCCTagcatcaacaaggactcGATTATCGAGCTACAATACTACCTCCACGGGGGAATGGGCTCGAAACAGCGTCTGGATTTTGGAACAGGCCATGAGCTCTCATTCATGGCATTTGTGGGGGGCCTTCAGAAACTGGGTCTCCTGGAAACAGATCTGCCTGCTCCAGACGTGCTCTTCATCTTTGAGACATACTTTGTGCTTGTCAGAAAACTTATCATGACATACTCTCTGGAACCTGCTGGATCTCACGGAGTTTGGGGTTTGGATGACCACTCCCATCTCCCTTACATTCTTGGATCGGCTCAGAAGGTGTCACGATCAGTAACTGCATCTACCCTTCTGGTTCCCACAAAGTACGATAAAGAGTGTCCCCCTTCGAGTGTCATGAATCCTCGAAtcgtccagcagcaaaagACTACCAACCTGTACTTTGCAGCTATTGCCTTCATTTACGATATCAAGTCTGGCCCCTTCTATGAGCACTCCCCCATCCTCTACGATATTTCTGGAATTGCCACCTGGGCTAAGATCCACTCAGGAATGATCAAAATGTACATTGCAGAAGTTCTGGGAAAGTTCCCTGTTGTCCAGCACTTTTACTTTGGTTCAGAGCTATATCCCTGGAAGGATACTGAAGGTAACGACCTGCCCTACtccaaggtggaggacgaagagCCCGTCAAGCCCAAGCTTCCCCTTGGAttcaagtccaagaaggaacCGCAGACTACTCCTCATGCTCGTTTGCCACTTATGGGCCCAAGAGGTATGCCAATGGAGACTGTGGAGCGTCTAGCTCGTCGAGACGGTCAGCGTGCAGcgagagagaaggaggagagagaggacAGGGCTAGTGGGGGTGCTTCTGGCACTACTGGAGCTCCTGGTGCAACTGCATTGCCTCCCACCAGAGCTCCGGGCTCAAGTGttcctggaggagatgcaCCAGGCATGGCCCCCACGAAAGCTCCTTGGGCTAAATAG
- a CDS encoding uncharacterized protein (Compare to YALI0B02794g, similar to uniprot|P25381 Saccharomyces cerevisiae YCR045C Related to subtilase-type proteinase): protein MTRMLFLLPVLLLLQLAQARNMILQLKNETHLSDFFTLNPHFLAHFDKYHSFGNFQALAGDIPSSLVYALAKNLMIKDWTFDIDVKIYDVQANAPRHLARTSNLEPISAFGPQDFVHDPSDGSGVDIYILDTGVRHQHIEFENRGKPGRDFTGEGMGDQNGHGTHVAGLAASKTYGIAKKANIIDVKVTGEDGMGALSSVLAGLEWAAAEIHRNGRPAVINMSLGAPKNSVFNAAVEAAIDSGIPVVVAAGNTNTPACLDSPASANGVLTVGAFDDRTDTIASFSNWGQCVDIFAPGVEVISLSNQNNRGTVAQSGSSMSAPLAAGLVAYYLGMGDEPHKAMTRIRDWANMNRLSRRGMMFKPFTPNKILFNLAGEPLW from the exons ATGACGCGCATGTtatttcttcttccagtaCTGCTGCTACTTCAGCTAGCACAGGCCCGCAACATGATCTTGCAGCTCAAAAACGAGACGCATCTCTCCGACTTCTTCACCCTGAATCCGCACTTTCTGGCTCATTTCGACAAGTACCACAGTTTCGGCAACTTCCAGGCTCTTGCCGGGGACATCCCCAGTTCTCTGGTCTACGCCCTTGCCAAGAACTTGATG ATCAAAGATTGGACCTTCGACATCGATGTCAAGATTTACGACGTTCAGGCCAACGCTCCTCGCCACCTTGCCCGAACATCCAACCTCGAGCCCATCAGCGCCTTCGGTCCCCAGGACTTTGTCCACGACCCTTCCGACGGAAGCGGCGTCGACATCTACATTCTAGATACTGGAGTGCGTCATCAGCACATTGAATTTGAGAACCGAGGCAAACCAGGTCGAGACTTCACCGGCGAGGGCATGGGTGATCAAAACGGCCATGGCACCCATGTTGCCGGCCTAGCTGCGTCTAAGACCTACGGTATAGCGAAAAAGGCCAACATCATTGATGTCAAGGTCACTGGAGAGGACGGTATGGGAGCCCTCTCATCTGTACTCGCCGGTTTGGAGTGGGCCGCGGCTGAGATCCATCGGAACGGCCGTCCCGCGGTTATCAACATGAGTTTGGGAGCACCTAAGAACTCGGTGTTCAACGCTGCGGTCGAGGCTGCGATCGACTCTGGCATTCctgtggtggtggctgcaggcaacaccaacacccCTGCGTGTCTGGACTCGCCTGCTAGTGCTAACGGGGTTCTGACCGTCGGGGCGTTTGACGACAGGACGGACACGATTgccagcttctccaactGGGGCCAGTGTGTGGACATTTTTGCGCCCGGCGTAGAGGTGATTTCGCTGTCGAACCAGAACAATCGGGGCACAGTGGCTCAGTCTGGCTCGTCCATGTCGGCTCCACTTGCCGCAGGGTTAGTGGCATATTACCTTGGCATGGGAGACGAGCCCCACAAGGCCATGACACGAATACGAGACTGGGCCAACATGAACCGGCTGAGTCGTCGGGGCATGATGTTCAAGCCGTTTACGCCCAACAAGATTCTGTTCAATTTGGCCGGAGAGCCACTATGGTGA